A stretch of Coccidioides posadasii str. Silveira chromosome 2, complete sequence DNA encodes these proteins:
- a CDS encoding uncharacterized protein (EggNog:ENOG410PIZ5~COG:O~TransMembrane:9 (i49-76o432-454i484-506o518-538i550-571o577-598i710-732o744-764i771-792o)~MEROPS:MER0001911~BUSCO:1375at33183): MRRSTDPRNLLVRRGPLLVDGESAISELDPGFFPTGDAPKMSSTTRRRFNLIAFTPGPVTVISSLVYLALLIPLLLVHTIVPSAPKSNPKGVDLSEAWNDLQHLTSGFHPYNSHRNDEIHQWLLQRVGHILDASRKAHEDDAMGSVAPDVFVFDDQQSNLTFSGGGVGNKPITGVYFEGKNIIVYIRGLEDDKENWWDSPGGKPKGKGGVLVNAHYDSVSTGFGATDDGVGVVSVLQLIKFFTSPGNLPRKGLVLLLNNGEEDYLNGARAYSQHPLSKYTHTFLNLEGAGAGGRAALFRTTDTEVTRFYKSSPHPFGSVLAADGFKMGLIRSETDYAVFKGVLGLRGLDVAFIEPRARYHTDQDDVRHTSIDSVWHMLSAAIATTKGLVSYTGSEFDGRAPGKGMVNSGVGTHGVWFDLFGSSFAVFRLHTLFAISVTLLVVCPIVLFVIGIILSKMDKMYLFSIHETIPETKEKVSVRGLRGLFRYPIILVVSSGILIGLSYLLAKVNPFIVHSSSYAVWSMMLSSWIFMTWFLSCIADFFRPSALHRAYTFTWQLLVMWVLLVISTVYVNQHDIAAGYFIVFYFAGTFLATLISYLELFALPNKTQYAREQSQYPSRLGSNRSSRILSPSADELPTGGDNNGEIYDGEEEPTESSSLLGRQRRTTFANYTRTGRDLASSESGTYEDHSETGVFGEEQKWSASLPTWTWVLQFLFVGPVVIMFIGQLGLFLTSAMNQVGADGVGLLVVYIAIAVFSVLLLIPLSPFIHRFTYHVPTFLLLVFIATLIYNLAAFPFSAENRLKIFFVQELNLDTGRNQVSLTGVDPYVQDIIRAIPSASKENISCDSELDSGRRKCSWPGLAPEVVQDEPTDRWLSFNISKPSSQETKDTPVLHARLHVSGKNTRACRVNFERPIRDYSLPGSALDDRMPHTLPQGISEIRLWSRTWENVWTVDVQWDAEDMDELHGRVVCLWSDANQLGSIPALDELRLFAPPWVAISKLKDGLVEVSRGF, encoded by the coding sequence ATGCGACGTTCGACCGATCCCCGCAACCTGCTCGTGCGCAGAGGCCCTCTCCTCGTCGATGGAGAGTCTGCGATATCTGAACTGGATCCAGGTTTCTTCCCGACGGGTGATGCGCCCAAGATGTCGTCGACAACGCGACGCCGATTCAACCTGATCGCCTTCACGCCCGGGCCAGTGACGGTGATATCATCGCTCGTGTACCTCGCGCTTCTCATTCCGCTCCTGCTCGTCCATACCATCGTTCCCTCAGCACCAAAGTCGAATCCGAAGGGCGTAGACCTTTCCGAAGCATGGAACGACCTCCAGCACCTAACTAGCGGCTTTCATCCATATAACAGCCACAGAAACGACGAGATCCATCAATGGCTTCTCCAACGTGTCGGTCACATTTTGGACGCGTCCCGCAAGGCGCACGAGGACGATGCGATGGGTAGCGTGGCTCCGGACGTGTTCGTGTTTGATGACCAGCAATCCAACTTGACCTTTTCGGGCGGTGGAGTTGGCAACAAACCTATCACGGGAGTTTACTTCGAGGGCAAAAATATCATCGTTTATATCCGGGGCCTTGAGGATGACAAAGAGAATTGGTGGGACTCTCCCGGTGGCAAACCAAAAGGGAAAGGAGGTGTGCTTGTCAATGCCCACTATGACAGTGTGTCAACTGGTTTCGGCGCTACCGATGATGGGGTGGGAGTCGTGAGCGTTCTCCAGCTCATCAAGTTCTTCACTTCTCCTGGGAATCTGCCCCGAAAAGGCCTTGTTCTCCTTCTGAACAATGGAGAAGAAGATTATCTTAACGGCGCCCGCGCGTATAGCCAGCACCCGCTGTCGAAGTATACACACACCTTTTTGAATTTAGAGGGTGCTGGTGCAGGAGGGCGCGCTGCTTTGTTCCGAACAACGGATACTGAAGTTACAAGATTCTATAAATCTTCTCCCCACCCATTTGGCTCAGTACTCGCTGCAGACGGGTTTAAGATGGGTCTTATCCGTAGCGAGACTGATTACGCCGTTTTTAAAGGTGTTCTAGGTCTGAGAGGCCTTGATGTTGCGTTCATTGAGCCTCGAGCTCGATACCACACGGACCAGGATGATGTGCGGCACACAAGCATTGACTCCGTCTGGCATATGCTATCTGCGGCCATTGCTACCACCAAAGGTCTTGTTTCTTACACTGGTAGCGAATTCGACGGGCGAGCTCCGGGAAAAGGCATGGTCAACAGCGGAGTGGGCACGCATGGCGTATGGTTTGACCTCTTCGGGTCATCCTTTGCAGTGTTCCGCCTTCATACCCTATTTGCAATCTCCGTAACCCTCCTTGTGGTCTGCCCTATTGTCCTTTTTGTCATAGGGATAATCTTGAGCAAAATGGACAAGATGTACTTATTTTCGATCCACGAAACGATCCCTGAAACCAAGGAGAAAGTCTCCGTCCGAGGTCTTCGTGGCTTGTTCCGCTACCCCATAATCCTTGTCGTCTCATCCGGAATCCTAATCGGGCTTTCATACTTGTTGGCAAAAGTCAACCCCTTCATCGTCCACAGCAGCAGCTATGCTGTCTGGAGTATGATGCTATCTTCCTGGATATTCATGACTTGGTTCCTTTCCTGCATTGCCGACTTTTTCAGACCGTCTGCATTGCATAGAGCTTACACGTTCACCTGGCAGCTCCTCGTTATGTGGGTCTTGCTAGTAATTAGCACAGTGTATGTGAATCAACATGATATTGCTGCTGGCTATTTTATCGTCTTTTACTTTGCCGGGACATTTTTGGCCACTTTGATCTCTTATCTCGAGCTTTTCGCGTTACCGAACAAGACCCAGTATGCTCGTGAGCAGAGCCAGTACCCGAGCCGATTAGGTAGCAATCGAAGTAGCCGAATCCTTTCTCCTTCAGCAGATGAGCTGCCAACCGGTGGTGATAACAATGGCGAAATCTACGATGGCGAAGAAGAGCCAACTGAATCTTCATCTCTGCTTGGTAGACAACGCAGAACGACCTTCGCTAATTATACAAGGACAGGAAGGGACCTAGCTTCTAGTGAATCCGGGACTTATGAAGATCACTCTGAAACTGGTGTTTTCGGCGAAGAGCAGAAATGGAGCGCAAGCTTACCTACATGGACATGGGTTCTGCAGTTCCTATTCGTCGGCCCTGTTGTTATTATGTTCATCGGGCAATTGGGTCTCTTCTTGACCTCAGCCATGAATCAAGTCGGCGCGGATGGAGTTGGGCTTCTTGTGGTATATATCGCCATCGCTGTGTTTTCCGTGCTGCTTTTAAttcctctttctccttttaTTCATCGATTTACATATCATGTTCCAACATTTCTCCTCCTTGTCTTCATCGCCACGCTAATATACAACCTCGCTGCCTTCCCTTTCTCTGCTGAAAATCGCTTGAAAATATTCTTTGTCCAAGAGCTCAATCTGGACACCGGCCGCAACCAAGTTTCTCTCACTGGCGTCGATCCGTATGTCCAAGACATCATCCGCGCGATCCCAAGCGCctccaaagaaaatatatcTTGCGATTCCGAATTAGACTCAGGACGCAGAAAATGCTCTTGGCCAGGCCTCGCCCCTGAAGTCGTACAAGACGAACCGACCGACAGATGGCTATCCTTCAACATCTCCAAACCATCATCCCAGGAAACCAAAGACACACCCGTCCTCCACGCCCGCCTCCACGTCTCTGGCAAAAACACGCGCGCCTGTAGAGTTAATTTCGAACGTCCGATCCGAGACTACTCCCTCCCGGGCTCTGCGTTGGACGATCGAATGCCACATACCCTTCCACAAGGTATTTCGGAAATAAGACTCTGGAGTCGCACATGGGAGAATGTCTGGACCGTAGATGTTCAGTGGGATGCAGAGGACATGGATGAGCTACACGGCAGGGTGGTGTGCTTATGGAGCGATGCCAATCAGCTTGGATCCATACCAGCTCTAGACGAGCTTCGGCTATTTGCGCCGCCGTGGGTGGCTATTTCCAAGTTAAAGGATGGTCTGGTGGAGGTCAGTCGTGGATTTTGA